A genome region from Columba livia isolate bColLiv1 breed racing homer chromosome 2, bColLiv1.pat.W.v2, whole genome shotgun sequence includes the following:
- the SEC61B gene encoding protein transport protein Sec61 subunit beta — MPGPNPSATSVGSSGRSPSKAVAPRAAGSTVRQRKNASCGTRSAGRATSTGTGGMWRFYTEDSPGLKVGPVPVLVMSLLFIASVFMLHIWGKYTRS, encoded by the exons ATG CCCGGGCCCAACCCCAGCGCTACGAGCgtcggctcctccggccgctcCCCCAGCAAGGCCGTAGCTCCCCGCGCCGCGGGCTCCACCGTCCGACAGAG GAAGAATGCCAGCTGTGGGACAAGAAGCGCAGGCCGTGCCACTTCCACAGGCACTGGTGGGATGTGGCGATTCTACACTGAGGACTCTCCAGGGCTGAAAGT tggGCCTGTTCCAGTTTTGGTCATGAGTCTTCTTTTTATTGCTTCTGTGTTTATGCTGCACATTTGGGGTAAATACACTCGTTCATAG
- the ALG2 gene encoding alpha-1,3/1,6-mannosyltransferase ALG2: MRAALGSVAAGRARGSPAAAMAAEVEAAGEGPSVLFLHPDLGLGGAERLVVDAALALQARGCRVQIWTAHYDAARCFAETRGLAVRQAGGWLPRSLWGRGHALCAALRMAFVALYVLLLSGEHADAFVCDQVSACIPVLRLARIRKKVLFYCHFPDQLLTKRESFLKRIYRLPLDWLEEFTTGMADCIVVNSKFTASVFKDTFKSLSHISPDVLYPSLNISSFETIVPADIADLIPKKKKFLFLSINRYERKKNLSLALEALHELRGRLDSHEWNEVHLVMAGGYDKRVLENVEHYEELRSLATKLKVNDHVTFLRSFSDEQKISLFSNSVCVLYTPSNEHFGIVPLEAMYMRCPVIAVNSGGPLESVLHNVTGFLCDPLPTQFSEAMEKIVRDPLLKDTMGAAGRDRVMEKFSSEAFAEQLYQYICRLTQ, translated from the exons ATGCGCGCTGCTCTCGGGTCCGTGGCCGCCGGGCGGGCCCGTGGTTCCCCCGCAGCAGCCATGGCGGCAGAGGTGGAGGCGGCTGGGGAGGGCCCGTCCGTGCTGTTCCTGCACCCGGACCTGGGGCtgggcggggcggagcggctGGTGGTGGACGCGGCGCTGGCGCTGCAGGCGCGGGGCTGCCGGGTGCAGATCTGGACGGCGCACTACGATGCTGCGCGCTGCTTCGCGGAGACGCGGGGCCTGGCGGTGCGGCAGGCGGGCGGGTGGCTGCCGCGCAGCCTGTGGGGCCGCGGGCACGCCCTGTGCGCCGCCCTGCGCATGGCCTTCGTGGCGCTGTACGTCCTGCTGCTCAGCGGAGAGCACGCCGACGCCTTCGTCTGCGACCAg GTGTCTGCTTGCATTCCTGTGCTTAGACTGGCCAGAATTCGTAAGAAGGTTTTGTTTTACTGTCATTTTCCTGATCAGCTTCTGACCAAGAGAGAATCTTTCCTGAAGCGCATTTACAGATTACCGCTTGACTGGCTGGAAGAGTTCACGACTGGCATGGCAGACTGTATTGTTGTGAACAGCAAGTTCACTGCCAGTGTGTTCAAGGACACGTTTAAGTCCTTATCTCACATAAGCCCAGACGTCCTCTACCCATCACTCAACATCAGTAGCTTTGAAACAATAGTTCCTGCGGACATAGCTGACCTCATacccaaaaagaaaaagttcttgtttctttccattaATAGATACgagagaaaaaagaatctaTCATTGGCTCTGGAAGCTTTGCATGAGCTTCGAGGAAGACTTGATTCTCATGAGTGGAATGAAGTTCACCTGGTTATGGCAGGTGGTTATGATAAACGGGTTCTGGAAAACGTGGAGCACTATGAAGAGCTGAGGAGCCTTGCAACCAAGCTTAAAGTTAACGACCACGTCACTTTTCTGAGATCGTTCTCAGATGAACAGAAAATCTCTCTTTTTAGTAACTCTGTATGTGTACTTTATACACCGAGCAATGAACATTTTGGCATTGTTCCTCTGGAGGCAATGTATATGAGATGCCCAGTTATAGCAGTTAATTCAGGTGGTCCTTTAGAATCAGTCTTGCATAACGTTACAGGATTTTTGTGTGATCCTCTGCCAACGCAATTCTCTGAGGCCATGGAAAAAATTGTGAGAGATCCTCTCTTAAAGGACACAAtgggagcagctgggagagaCAGAGTTATGGAAAAATTTTCTTCAGAAGCATTTGCAGAACAGCTGTACCAATATATATGCAGATTAACACAATAA